One segment of Pseudanabaena sp. FACHB-2040 DNA contains the following:
- a CDS encoding EAL domain-containing protein: MSDSKTKDKSVDDILLDALRIIRMHLSMEVAFISEFSEDMRRFCYVDSSLENPPIAVNDSGPLEESYCQRVVDGRLPELIQDASLVPAALELPVTMALPVGAHLSVVIRLSTGRVYGTFCCFSSRPDFTLGERDIAIMRLFGDFMSQVIERQLAANRAREEIAERITSVLEAKAFTIVYQPIFDLVKGKVSGFETLTRFSAEPIRSPDIWFNEAAKVGLGEQLEMAVIEKVLAKLDHIPEGIYISLNVSPENISSGAITQVLKDTPLNRIVLELTEHVAIPDYSKVSAVLDPLRNQGLLLAIDDAGAGYASFRHILQLNPDLIKLDIGLIRNIDTDRKRRALAAALIRFAEETRSQIIAEGVETVAELNVLRKLGVNKVQGYLLGRPLPIANALERLQLF; this comes from the coding sequence TTGTCAGACTCCAAAACAAAGGATAAGTCCGTTGATGACATCCTGCTAGACGCCCTGCGGATCATACGAATGCACCTCTCCATGGAAGTTGCATTCATATCCGAATTTTCAGAAGATATGCGCCGCTTCTGCTACGTTGATTCATCGTTGGAAAACCCACCGATTGCAGTAAATGATTCAGGCCCTCTCGAAGAAAGTTATTGTCAACGTGTTGTTGACGGACGTCTACCAGAACTCATTCAAGATGCCTCACTTGTTCCGGCAGCCTTAGAACTACCAGTTACAATGGCTTTGCCCGTTGGAGCCCATTTAAGCGTCGTTATTCGCCTCAGCACTGGACGAGTCTATGGCACCTTCTGCTGCTTCAGCTCTAGGCCCGATTTCACCCTGGGCGAGCGAGATATTGCCATTATGCGACTATTTGGAGACTTTATGTCTCAGGTCATTGAACGACAGCTAGCAGCTAACCGAGCCCGAGAAGAGATAGCTGAGCGGATTACGTCGGTGCTAGAAGCCAAAGCTTTTACGATTGTTTATCAACCCATTTTTGACCTCGTAAAAGGCAAAGTTAGCGGATTTGAGACGTTAACCCGATTTTCTGCCGAGCCTATTCGCAGCCCTGATATATGGTTTAACGAAGCTGCCAAAGTTGGGCTAGGAGAGCAACTTGAAATGGCTGTGATTGAAAAAGTTCTGGCCAAGCTGGATCATATTCCCGAGGGGATTTACATTTCACTCAATGTGTCGCCAGAAAACATTTCTAGCGGCGCAATTACTCAAGTGCTTAAAGATACTCCGCTCAATCGCATCGTGCTCGAATTGACAGAGCATGTCGCCATCCCCGACTATTCGAAAGTGAGTGCCGTTTTAGATCCTTTGCGCAATCAAGGTTTACTTTTGGCTATCGATGATGCTGGGGCTGGCTACGCGAGTTTCCGTCACATTCTTCAACTTAATCCAGACTTGATTAAGCTTGATATCGGTCTCATTCGGAATATTGATACCGATCGCAAACGACGTGCGCTGGCAGCGGCACTCATTCGTTTCGCGGAGGAAACTAGAAGCCAAATTATCGCTGAAGGAGTAGAAACCGTAGCAGAGTTGAATGTCTTGCGAAAGCTCGGCGTAAACAAGGTGCAAGGGTACCTACTGGGGCGACCTCTACCCATTGCCAATGCCCTCGAAAGGCTTCAGCTTTTCTAA
- a CDS encoding GUN4 domain-containing protein, which yields MARNWALVIGIDSYNPLNFSPLKYAKRDAEQVKALFEALGFDEVCYFSDDSPPLPLPSGHTVPTLPTYGNLLAFLQDRFEQPFLTTGDNCWFFFAGHGERVCDRDYLMPIDANSRGTEVFAALQVNYVRERLSRCGADNVIMILDACRSQGSRDGSGIGREVQQGVITISACSPSQKSWEIEDLGHGAFTYALLEALHLPGERSCATVERLGNYLKHRVPELCRQYGKVPEQMPRISADPSEKHHFILMPQHAWDTDIATLKKDAYRLAFVERNLLLAKQVCVRAIAAARGLDQELLDLHAEIKRLQTKRPFAISRPTAPASLSGDRSLTRAFAEEPSTLTQSVASRLSLLFQRFTRPATAPEPPPRSSGIGGESILSRQQMLKWLGFSSLGLATAVGASPALKRFGSSDSSLNNPYRDDLTGLETLLRAGQWKQADQETLNLLLKIADREAQGFLDIESVLRFPCDVLQSIDRLWLNASNGKFGFSVQRKLYVEGCGGPTNGIYDENAFRCFAAKVGWRIRNASIAESEVIFNTSAPVGHLPFFVVRRMCGIDVDCDDGEWTPSGLGILMGAPLCEL from the coding sequence ATGGCAAGAAACTGGGCCTTAGTCATTGGCATTGACAGCTACAACCCCCTCAACTTTTCTCCCTTGAAATATGCCAAGCGAGATGCTGAACAGGTCAAAGCCCTGTTTGAGGCGTTGGGTTTTGATGAAGTCTGCTATTTCTCAGACGACTCGCCCCCACTGCCCCTGCCAAGCGGCCACACAGTACCTACGCTGCCAACGTATGGCAATCTGCTGGCATTTTTACAGGATCGCTTTGAGCAGCCATTTTTGACGACAGGCGATAACTGCTGGTTCTTCTTTGCGGGGCACGGGGAGCGGGTTTGCGATCGCGACTATCTCATGCCGATCGATGCCAACTCTAGAGGCACCGAAGTCTTTGCCGCGTTGCAGGTTAACTATGTGCGAGAGCGGCTGAGCCGGTGCGGCGCTGACAACGTGATTATGATTCTTGATGCCTGCCGCAGCCAGGGCAGCCGCGACGGCTCAGGCATTGGCCGCGAGGTGCAGCAGGGCGTAATTACCATTTCCGCCTGTAGCCCCAGCCAAAAATCTTGGGAGATCGAGGATTTAGGGCACGGAGCCTTTACCTACGCCCTGCTAGAAGCCCTGCATCTGCCGGGAGAGCGAAGCTGTGCCACTGTAGAGCGCCTCGGCAACTATCTAAAACACCGAGTTCCTGAGCTTTGCCGCCAGTACGGTAAGGTGCCTGAGCAAATGCCCCGCATCAGCGCCGACCCCTCGGAAAAGCATCACTTTATCCTCATGCCCCAGCACGCCTGGGACACCGACATTGCGACCCTTAAAAAAGATGCCTATCGGCTAGCTTTTGTGGAGAGAAACTTGCTTTTGGCCAAGCAAGTTTGCGTCAGAGCCATTGCTGCGGCCAGAGGACTTGATCAGGAGTTGCTAGATCTCCATGCCGAGATTAAACGGCTTCAGACCAAACGCCCATTTGCAATCTCTAGGCCCACCGCCCCAGCTTCTCTCTCAGGCGACCGTTCATTAACTAGAGCATTTGCTGAGGAGCCGTCAACCCTGACGCAATCAGTCGCTTCTCGTCTTAGTCTGCTGTTTCAGCGATTCACCCGGCCCGCTACTGCCCCAGAGCCGCCCCCAAGATCTAGCGGCATTGGTGGTGAATCTATTCTCAGCCGGCAGCAGATGCTCAAATGGCTGGGTTTCAGTAGTTTGGGATTGGCTACTGCTGTTGGTGCAAGCCCTGCCCTAAAAAGATTTGGCTCGTCAGACAGCAGCTTAAACAATCCTTATCGGGATGACTTGACCGGATTAGAAACCCTTCTGAGAGCAGGACAGTGGAAACAGGCCGACCAAGAGACCTTGAACCTGCTGCTCAAGATTGCTGACCGCGAGGCGCAAGGCTTTTTAGATATTGAGAGCGTTCTCAGATTTCCCTGTGATGTCCTGCAAAGCATCGATCGGTTGTGGCTCAATGCTAGCAACGGAAAGTTTGGCTTTAGTGTGCAGAGAAAGCTCTATGTAGAGGGTTGTGGCGGCCCCACAAACGGCATTTATGACGAGAATGCGTTTAGATGCTTTGCCGCCAAAGTTGGTTGGCGCATCCGAAACGCGAGCATTGCAGAGTCAGAGGTTATCTTTAACACGTCAGCGCCCGTTGGCCATCTGCCGTTTTTTGTGGTGCGTCGGATGTGCGGCATTGATGTTGACTGTGATGATGGAGAATGGACACCCAGCGGTTTAGGGATTTTAATGGGCGCACCGCTCTGTGAGCTGTGA
- a CDS encoding DEAD/DEAH box helicase family protein, with protein MGRTPTLTFDRGTLVLHPPPRGKVWVDFATWDDRIEKFRIPANQYRDLVETLRSHDIPFEDKVKAFEPLDLSPQLTMEPYPHQREALQSWKQAERRGVVVLPTAAGKTYLAQMAMQATPRSTLITVPTLDLMHQWYAHLEATFPNVPVGLLGGGSRDRTPILVATYDSAAIHAETLGNCYALLICDECHHLPSDFNRAIAEYSIAPYRLGLTATPDRADGRHSDLDALLGPVVYYKTAADLSGTALAPYQIIQIKVQLSDSERSRYEQMIQRRNRFLQESNIWLGSTEGWQRFVRASAQSQAGRRAMLAHREAKTIALGTAGKLQVLADLLGQHYPERCLVFTNDNATVYRISQDFLIPAITHQTPVKERHEILQKFRNGDYPTLVVSHVLNEGVDVPEARIAILLSGSGSTREYIQRLGRVLRKGQEGKLALLYEVVAEETTEENISLRRRQTAQPQPAPTRQLELVPVKPVYEVEEMPLPRAAEPQGEWSEETD; from the coding sequence ATGGGGCGAACGCCAACGCTGACTTTTGATCGGGGCACTCTGGTGCTGCACCCGCCGCCACGGGGCAAGGTCTGGGTTGACTTTGCTACCTGGGATGATCGGATTGAGAAGTTTCGCATTCCGGCGAACCAGTATCGGGATCTGGTGGAAACGTTGCGATCGCACGATATCCCCTTTGAGGACAAGGTCAAAGCCTTTGAGCCGCTCGACCTCAGCCCTCAGCTCACAATGGAGCCTTACCCTCACCAGCGGGAGGCGCTGCAGTCCTGGAAGCAGGCCGAGCGACGGGGCGTGGTGGTGCTGCCCACAGCGGCAGGCAAGACCTACCTGGCCCAGATGGCCATGCAGGCTACCCCTCGCAGCACCCTAATTACGGTGCCCACACTGGACCTGATGCACCAGTGGTATGCCCATCTAGAGGCGACTTTTCCCAATGTGCCAGTGGGGCTATTGGGCGGCGGAAGCCGTGACAGGACGCCGATTTTAGTCGCCACCTACGACAGCGCCGCCATCCACGCCGAAACTTTAGGGAACTGCTACGCCCTGCTGATCTGCGATGAGTGCCACCATTTGCCGAGTGACTTTAACCGTGCGATCGCAGAATACTCCATCGCCCCCTACCGCCTGGGTCTGACCGCCACCCCCGACCGTGCCGATGGCCGCCACAGCGACCTTGATGCTCTCCTCGGCCCAGTGGTCTACTACAAAACCGCTGCCGACCTCTCTGGCACAGCCCTAGCCCCCTATCAGATCATTCAAATCAAGGTACAGCTCTCCGACTCCGAACGTAGCCGCTATGAGCAGATGATCCAGCGGCGCAACCGCTTTTTACAAGAGTCAAATATCTGGCTAGGCTCCACCGAAGGCTGGCAGCGGTTTGTGCGGGCCAGTGCTCAATCTCAGGCCGGCAGACGCGCCATGCTAGCCCACCGAGAAGCCAAAACCATCGCCCTCGGCACCGCAGGCAAACTCCAAGTACTGGCCGATTTGCTGGGCCAGCACTACCCCGAGCGCTGCCTCGTTTTCACCAACGACAATGCCACGGTTTATCGCATTTCCCAAGACTTCTTGATTCCCGCCATCACCCACCAGACCCCAGTCAAGGAACGCCACGAAATTCTGCAAAAGTTCCGCAACGGCGACTATCCTACCCTGGTTGTCTCCCACGTACTAAACGAAGGCGTAGACGTGCCCGAGGCCCGCATCGCCATTCTGCTCTCCGGCAGCGGCTCTACACGAGAATACATTCAGAGGCTAGGGCGCGTCCTGCGTAAAGGCCAGGAAGGCAAACTGGCCCTGCTCTACGAGGTCGTGGCCGAAGAAACCACGGAAGAAAACATTTCCCTGCGCCGTCGTCAAACAGCCCAACCTCAGCCCGCTCCAACGCGGCAGCTAGAACTCGTGCCGGTCAAGCCAGTTTATGAGGTGGAGGAGATGCCTTTACCCCGCGCCGCTGAACCCCAAGGTGAGTGGTCAGAGGAAACAGATTAA